In Methanosarcina barkeri MS, a single window of DNA contains:
- a CDS encoding type I restriction endonuclease subunit R, with amino-acid sequence MFNEENSVENFIRDLLKNIGWRFVPRSELNRAESDILVEENLVNALVRLNPLVAENPNRADEIIYKLRAILISVRGLGLVKANEEFSRWLKNEKTMPFGERGEHVSIKLIDYEKPENNEFIVTTQYSFTPKRNLNRRPDLVLLVNGIPLVIGEAKSPVRPSISWLDGAIQLDEYQKSVPELFVPSVFCFASEGKNYRVGSVKLPIEKWQPWRKTTDTTFEQLEEVKHAVNLMLSPETVLDITKNFTIFSTDQNSQKIKVLCRYQQYEATKQIIKRVIEGRIKKGLIWHFQGSGKSLLMVYAALQLRQNPELKSPTVIIVVDRIDLNSQITGTFNAANIPNTVTTESREELKRLLEQDTRKIIITTIHKFAEADGILNERDNIIVLVDEAHRTQEGDLGKKMREALPNAFLFGLTGTPINTRDRNTFWAFGAEEDKNGYMNKYGFEQSLKDKATLPIYFVPRPVELHINQKAIDEAFHEMIDQLEEDDKIQLSKRAAKFGVLVKSPDRIRKVCKNIVDHYKEHIEPSNFKGQIVTFDREACHLYKQEINKYLSPEESAVVMTLGQKDPEDWKDKYSLTDDELAKLLDRFRDPSDPLKLLIVTSKLLTGFDAPINEVMYLDKPMKDHTLLQAICRVNRPYKNKDHGLVVDYLGIFDNVANALNFDIKEIQNVISNLNKLKDEFPLALETCLAYFEGIDRSLEGYEGLLPAQECLLTNERRDQFAADYSYLARHWEALSPDSFLNPYETDYKWLTQVYQSIRPTDSNGKLVWYVLGPKTLDLIHENTTVQIIRDDLETLIMDADILEKISEKEASKRAKNIEIKIEWKLHKNANDPRFEELGKKLEELKNKHYKNTINSIEFLKGLLEIAKETVILERETPAEPVDNTKEALTQLFMECKIEQTPVIVEKIVNDIDSVVKYTRFDGWQWTDTGEKEIKKALRKTLLKYKLHKDQELFDKAYEYIREHY; translated from the coding sequence GTGTTCAACGAGGAAAATTCAGTTGAAAATTTTATTCGGGATCTATTGAAGAATATTGGATGGAGATTTGTCCCAAGAAGTGAACTCAACAGGGCAGAATCAGATATTCTTGTAGAAGAAAATCTTGTAAATGCACTGGTCAGATTGAACCCTCTCGTTGCAGAAAACCCAAACCGTGCAGATGAAATCATCTATAAATTAAGAGCTATTCTCATTTCTGTCAGAGGCTTAGGGCTTGTAAAAGCCAATGAAGAATTTTCCCGGTGGCTCAAAAATGAAAAAACCATGCCTTTTGGAGAGAGAGGGGAACACGTTTCTATAAAATTGATTGATTACGAGAAGCCGGAAAACAATGAATTCATAGTTACCACTCAGTACAGTTTCACACCGAAAAGAAACCTGAACAGAAGACCAGACCTTGTACTACTGGTAAACGGGATTCCTCTGGTCATTGGGGAAGCAAAAAGTCCGGTGAGACCTTCAATATCCTGGCTTGATGGAGCTATTCAGCTTGATGAGTATCAGAAATCCGTTCCGGAATTATTTGTGCCAAGCGTTTTCTGTTTTGCAAGCGAAGGGAAAAATTATCGTGTAGGGTCGGTCAAGCTTCCGATCGAAAAGTGGCAGCCCTGGAGAAAAACTACGGATACTACTTTTGAGCAACTGGAAGAAGTAAAACATGCTGTAAACCTGATGTTAAGTCCGGAAACTGTGCTTGATATTACGAAGAATTTTACAATATTCAGCACGGACCAGAACAGCCAGAAAATCAAAGTTCTCTGCCGGTACCAGCAGTATGAAGCAACAAAGCAGATAATAAAAAGGGTAATTGAAGGTCGGATCAAAAAAGGGCTTATCTGGCATTTTCAGGGATCTGGAAAGTCTCTACTGATGGTCTATGCAGCTCTGCAGCTTCGGCAGAATCCAGAACTTAAAAGTCCTACTGTTATCATTGTTGTGGATCGAATTGACCTGAACTCCCAGATTACCGGTACATTCAATGCTGCAAATATTCCAAATACAGTAACAACGGAATCAAGAGAAGAGTTGAAACGCTTACTTGAGCAGGATACACGAAAGATAATCATTACTACAATTCATAAATTCGCAGAGGCAGACGGCATTTTAAATGAAAGGGATAATATCATTGTGCTGGTTGACGAAGCCCATAGGACTCAGGAAGGCGATCTGGGAAAGAAGATGAGAGAAGCCCTGCCAAATGCGTTTCTTTTCGGGCTTACCGGCACTCCGATAAACACAAGAGATCGAAATACTTTCTGGGCTTTTGGGGCTGAAGAAGATAAAAACGGGTACATGAATAAATACGGTTTTGAGCAGTCACTGAAAGATAAAGCAACCCTTCCAATCTATTTTGTACCAAGACCCGTAGAACTCCATATCAACCAGAAAGCTATTGATGAAGCCTTCCATGAGATGATTGACCAGCTGGAAGAAGATGATAAAATCCAGCTATCAAAACGTGCCGCAAAATTCGGTGTACTTGTAAAGTCTCCAGATCGGATAAGAAAGGTCTGTAAAAACATTGTGGATCACTATAAAGAACATATAGAACCAAGTAATTTTAAAGGTCAAATCGTCACTTTCGATAGAGAGGCATGTCATCTCTACAAACAGGAAATTAATAAATACCTGAGTCCAGAGGAGTCTGCTGTTGTTATGACTCTAGGACAAAAAGACCCGGAAGACTGGAAAGATAAATACTCACTAACTGATGATGAACTCGCAAAACTGCTGGATCGTTTCAGAGACCCGTCTGACCCTCTCAAACTCCTGATTGTAACCTCTAAACTCTTAACAGGTTTCGATGCTCCAATTAATGAGGTTATGTATCTTGACAAACCCATGAAAGACCATACTCTTCTTCAGGCAATTTGCCGGGTAAACCGTCCGTATAAAAACAAAGATCATGGGCTTGTAGTTGATTATTTAGGGATCTTTGATAATGTTGCAAATGCTCTCAACTTTGATATTAAAGAGATACAGAACGTAATATCTAATCTTAACAAATTAAAAGACGAATTCCCGCTTGCCCTTGAAACATGCTTAGCTTATTTTGAAGGAATTGACCGGAGTCTTGAAGGATACGAGGGGTTACTTCCCGCCCAGGAATGTCTGCTCACAAATGAACGAAGGGATCAATTTGCAGCAGATTATTCATATCTTGCGAGACACTGGGAAGCTCTCTCTCCAGACTCATTTTTAAATCCGTATGAAACCGATTACAAATGGCTCACTCAGGTATATCAATCTATAAGACCAACAGACAGCAATGGGAAACTTGTATGGTATGTACTTGGTCCTAAAACTCTTGATCTTATACATGAGAACACCACCGTTCAAATAATTCGAGATGATCTTGAAACGCTTATAATGGATGCAGATATCCTTGAGAAAATCTCAGAAAAAGAAGCATCCAAGAGAGCTAAAAATATTGAAATAAAAATTGAGTGGAAGCTACACAAGAATGCAAACGATCCACGGTTTGAAGAGCTGGGTAAAAAACTTGAAGAGCTAAAAAACAAACATTATAAAAATACAATCAATAGCATTGAATTCTTAAAAGGACTTCTTGAGATTGCAAAGGAAACTGTCATACTTGAAAGAGAAACTCCTGCTGAACCTGTTGACAATACAAAGGAAGCTCTTACTCAATTATTTATGGAATGTAAAATCGAGCAAACCCCAGTAATAGTAGAAAAAATAGTAAACGACATCGATAGCGTTGTAAAATATACCAGATTTGACGGCTGGCAGTGGACTGATACGGGTGAAAAAGAGATAAAGAAAGCTCTGCGCAAAACATTGTTGAAATACAAGCTTCACAAAGATCAGGAGCTTTTCGATAAAGCTTATGAATATATAAGGGAACATTATTAA
- a CDS encoding GmrSD restriction endonuclease domain-containing protein, whose amino-acid sequence MSAITTFDSTKSFMKDILKDITIGKVQLPDFQRGWVWDDERIKSLLASVSLSFPIGAVMMLQTGNDEVRFKPRLIEGLILDPQPEPSQLILDGQQRLTALYQSILRKKAVDTEDIRKKPIKRHYYIDIERSLNPYVDREDCIRSIAEDRIVRNFRGESIEDYSTPENEFEAGLFPLNQILDSSNWRMAYQEYWWNREYGKNKIMMFSEFEKEVISRFVEYQIPLIMMNNSTPKEAVCLVFEKVNTGGVTLTVFELLTATFAADNFNLREDWERIRNSHLKKFSVLQGIENTDFLQAVCLLATLKKRIKKLEEGEAEEKAPAVSCKRKDILKMKLEEYTENADKVAKGFEKAAKLLNIQNVFTPRDIPYRTQITPLAATLAVLGDEADTDGVRKKIFQWYWCGVLGELYGSAIETRFAKDLLELLDWINGGPEPSTVKEASFDPERLNTLRTRNSAAYKGIYALLMRDGGIDFRTGEPIDIQTYYEDNIDIHHIFPQDWCKNHGISQDEYNSIINKTPLSAKTNRIIGGSAPSFYVEKIQKTAGIDEFRMNEILSSHVIEPSLIRNDDFNKFFETRKKAILKRIEKAMGKPVIHREEE is encoded by the coding sequence ATGAGTGCGATTACAACTTTTGACAGCACAAAGTCGTTCATGAAAGATATACTGAAAGACATCACAATCGGAAAAGTTCAACTTCCTGACTTTCAGCGTGGCTGGGTCTGGGACGATGAACGCATAAAAAGCTTGCTCGCGAGTGTTTCCCTTTCTTTTCCGATCGGAGCTGTAATGATGCTTCAAACTGGGAACGATGAGGTTCGTTTTAAGCCAAGACTCATCGAAGGTCTGATACTTGATCCACAACCAGAACCGAGTCAGCTGATTCTTGATGGACAGCAAAGATTAACTGCACTCTACCAGTCTATTTTGAGAAAAAAAGCGGTTGATACTGAAGATATAAGGAAAAAACCGATTAAAAGGCACTATTACATCGATATTGAAAGATCCCTTAATCCATACGTGGATAGAGAAGATTGTATCAGGAGCATCGCTGAAGATAGAATTGTCAGAAACTTCAGGGGGGAATCTATCGAGGATTACTCCACACCTGAAAATGAGTTTGAAGCAGGTCTATTTCCACTTAATCAGATTCTGGACAGCTCTAACTGGCGGATGGCGTATCAGGAGTACTGGTGGAACAGAGAATACGGAAAAAACAAGATAATGATGTTTAGCGAATTTGAAAAGGAAGTAATAAGCCGCTTTGTGGAATATCAGATCCCCCTTATAATGATGAACAATAGTACACCAAAAGAAGCTGTATGCCTCGTTTTTGAAAAGGTCAATACTGGCGGTGTAACGCTTACTGTATTTGAACTTCTTACAGCAACCTTTGCTGCGGATAATTTTAATCTTAGAGAAGACTGGGAGAGAATCCGTAATAGTCATTTAAAGAAATTTAGTGTACTGCAAGGTATAGAAAATACAGACTTCCTTCAAGCCGTATGTCTTCTAGCCACTTTAAAAAAGAGGATAAAAAAACTTGAGGAAGGAGAAGCTGAAGAAAAAGCCCCTGCTGTCAGCTGTAAGCGTAAAGATATTCTCAAAATGAAACTGGAAGAATACACAGAAAATGCCGATAAAGTTGCCAAAGGTTTTGAAAAGGCTGCAAAACTTCTCAATATTCAAAATGTATTCACACCTAGAGATATTCCCTATAGAACTCAGATAACTCCGCTAGCCGCAACCCTTGCAGTACTTGGAGACGAAGCCGATACAGACGGAGTTAGAAAGAAAATATTCCAGTGGTACTGGTGCGGTGTGCTGGGAGAATTATATGGAAGTGCCATAGAGACCCGTTTTGCAAAAGACTTACTTGAACTTCTCGATTGGATCAATGGAGGTCCAGAACCTTCAACTGTAAAGGAAGCAAGCTTTGACCCGGAACGCCTTAACACACTTCGAACCCGTAATAGTGCAGCATACAAAGGAATTTATGCGCTTCTCATGAGGGATGGAGGGATAGACTTCAGAACCGGTGAGCCAATTGATATCCAGACATACTATGAGGACAATATCGATATTCATCATATCTTTCCTCAAGATTGGTGTAAAAACCATGGAATTAGCCAAGATGAGTACAACAGCATTATCAACAAAACGCCCCTTTCTGCAAAAACCAACCGTATAATAGGTGGCAGTGCACCGAGTTTCTACGTAGAAAAGATTCAAAAAACTGCAGGAATCGATGAATTCAGGATGAATGAAATACTTTCAAGTCATGTAATAGAACCTTCACTTATCAGGAATGATGATTTCAATAAATTCTTTGAAACTCGTAAAAAAGCAATTCTTAAAAGAATAGAAAAAGCAATGGGAAAGCCTGTTATTCATAGGGAAGAAGAATAA
- a CDS encoding type II toxin-antitoxin system VapC family toxin: MRKSVHQATVFPVRRRPRLRAGGPRPIKPAPVTVHSIEMYDFPEGKSYFFDTNIWLYIYGPIGWPDQRSDAYSKALKEIINSDGTIYINCMIISEFINTFARIEFKQQTEFTRFKEFRNSLAFRAIAQDIAYNVRKILKNTLACDPEMEAIDLPEVMDMFEQGKYDFNDLLFAQICRAKNMVFVTHDKDFSELGVEILTANERVVDVGREGKEGRE, encoded by the coding sequence ATGCGTAAGAGCGTTCATCAAGCAACCGTTTTTCCGGTGAGGCGCCGCCCAAGACTTCGCGCCGGAGGGCCAAGACCCATAAAACCTGCTCCTGTAACGGTGCATTCCATAGAGATGTATGATTTTCCAGAAGGCAAAAGCTACTTCTTTGATACCAACATCTGGCTGTACATCTACGGCCCAATCGGCTGGCCTGACCAGCGGTCGGATGCCTATTCAAAGGCTTTGAAAGAAATAATTAATTCCGACGGCACGATCTATATAAACTGCATGATAATTTCAGAATTCATAAACACCTTCGCCAGAATCGAGTTTAAGCAGCAGACTGAGTTTACAAGGTTCAAGGAATTTCGAAACTCTCTGGCATTTCGGGCAATCGCCCAGGATATAGCCTATAACGTAAGAAAAATTCTTAAAAATACCCTCGCCTGCGATCCCGAAATGGAAGCTATAGATCTTCCTGAAGTCATGGACATGTTCGAGCAGGGTAAATACGATTTCAACGATCTTCTCTTTGCCCAGATATGCCGAGCAAAAAATATGGTTTTCGTAACCCATGACAAGGATTTCAGTGAACTTGGAGTTGAAATTCTAACTGCAAATGAGAGGGTGGTAGATGTGGGGAGAGAAGGAAAAGAAGGAAGAGAATGA
- a CDS encoding STAS-like domain-containing protein, whose amino-acid sequence MGILTEERVKINVFETAGENCCVAACDGQKVYDIITAALCENKKIELSFAEVNELTPAFLNSAIGQLYGCFPAEQIESNLLFTDISEEDEIILKRVIERVKTYFEHAYTCRKALKDVLGGEDA is encoded by the coding sequence ATGGGGATACTTACGGAAGAAAGAGTAAAGATCAATGTTTTTGAAACTGCCGGGGAAAACTGCTGCGTTGCTGCTTGTGACGGTCAGAAAGTTTATGATATTATTACGGCTGCACTCTGTGAAAATAAGAAAATCGAGCTATCTTTTGCAGAAGTGAATGAGCTTACACCTGCCTTTTTGAATTCGGCAATAGGACAGCTTTACGGCTGTTTTCCTGCAGAGCAGATTGAGAGCAACCTCTTATTCACGGATATCTCCGAAGAAGATGAGATCATCCTTAAGAGAGTAATCGAGCGGGTGAAAACCTATTTTGAACATGCATATACCTGCAGAAAGGCGCTGAAAGATGTGCTTGGAGGAGAAGATGCGTAA
- a CDS encoding DNA polymerase ligase N-terminal domain-containing protein, producing the protein MLEEYEKKRHFQKTPEPLTSDIKQSSDKPIFVVQRHDARKLHYDFRLEMDGVLKSWAVPKEPPKEAGTRRLAIETEDHPLEYADFEGEIPAGEYGAGKVEVWDRGTFELLKREEKEIVVALEGEELKGIYVLIQTKYGKGEKGWLFFKKAS; encoded by the coding sequence ATGCTTGAAGAATACGAGAAGAAAAGACACTTTCAAAAGACGCCTGAACCGTTGACCAGTGATATTAAACAAAGCTCCGACAAACCGATTTTTGTGGTTCAGCGCCATGATGCGCGTAAGCTTCACTATGATTTCCGTCTGGAAATGGATGGAGTTTTGAAAAGCTGGGCTGTTCCAAAGGAGCCCCCGAAGGAGGCAGGTACCAGACGGCTTGCTATCGAGACTGAAGACCATCCGCTGGAATATGCCGATTTTGAAGGGGAAATTCCGGCTGGAGAGTACGGAGCTGGCAAGGTTGAGGTCTGGGATAGGGGAACTTTTGAGCTTTTGAAACGTGAGGAAAAGGAAATTGTAGTGGCACTTGAAGGAGAAGAATTGAAAGGGATTTATGTTTTGATCCAGACAAAGTATGGAAAAGGCGAAAAAGGCTGGCTTTTCTTTAAAAAGGCCAGCTAA
- a CDS encoding lectin like domain-containing protein, whose protein sequence is MKRIKLSLLKKIKSFLLVFMVLILFLPGSLGFAAGNNEDPETLQNCTPSADSVVESVIKTAPMNPEFLEDQQTDSIEAFSFVGSYGQLSSTGYKPSPVDLSELASSEGKFLLVSSGSDLPAVYDLRKEGKVTAVKNQGNDGSCWAFSSIASLESYLLGKEGKSYDFSENNMKNLVSKNYSQGFDLTADDGGNAFISTAYFSRWSGPVNESEDLYDDSSSYSPTELSVQKHIQETFFLPDRTEPLDNEVIKNAILEYGAVYTTIYWNPGYYQQKNYAYRYPGSISVNHAVAIVGWNDSFDRNSFTQVPSGDGAFIVKNSWSDTWGEDGYFYISYYDTKLGYNENAVFTAESQDNYDHVYQYDPLGWIVSKEYEGSLVAWGGNVFSSERNETLKAIGFYTTDLNTAYEIYIYKNPVSGPVNSGQGYLVQESGRYSFPGYHTHVLNSAVPLHAGERFSIVIRFANPSASGPLAAEQPVARYSSKAQANAGESYVSPNGVTWEDISSNSETNLCIKAFTTSVLPEADFSSNVTIGMFPLTVQFTDLSSNALYWKWDLNGDGKIDSTTQNPIYTYGSYGNYAVSLTIGNSKGSDTETKIGYIKVVPLSIDSASPVENITTYKGEKQEFSISTNYACDISWYFNGESKGSESSVKDSSYTETISSPGFYNVTAIARTGDENIAWSWNWTVLKWNPWDSPDSQEGENISTEELQEAIHIYRSGIQIPETGAEITDERLIELIQLWRESSGN, encoded by the coding sequence TTGAAAAGAATAAAACTTTCCCTGCTTAAAAAAATAAAATCTTTTCTGCTTGTGTTTATGGTTTTGATTTTGTTCCTGCCAGGTAGCCTGGGGTTTGCCGCCGGAAATAACGAAGACCCTGAAACGCTGCAAAACTGCACACCTTCTGCTGATTCAGTGGTCGAATCCGTAATTAAAACAGCCCCAATGAACCCCGAATTTCTGGAAGACCAGCAGACTGACTCAATTGAAGCTTTTTCTTTTGTGGGCAGCTACGGACAGCTTTCAAGTACAGGGTATAAGCCCTCACCTGTAGACCTGTCAGAACTTGCAAGCTCTGAAGGAAAATTTTTACTGGTATCCTCAGGTTCAGACCTTCCGGCTGTTTATGATCTGCGCAAGGAGGGAAAAGTAACAGCCGTAAAGAACCAGGGAAACGATGGAAGCTGCTGGGCTTTTTCAAGTATTGCTTCTCTTGAATCTTACCTTCTGGGAAAAGAAGGAAAAAGCTATGACTTTTCCGAAAACAATATGAAAAACCTTGTCTCAAAGAACTATTCGCAGGGATTTGATCTTACTGCTGATGACGGTGGCAATGCATTCATATCAACAGCATACTTTTCTCGCTGGAGCGGGCCTGTAAATGAATCTGAGGATCTTTATGATGATTCATCTTCTTATTCACCCACAGAGCTTTCTGTACAGAAACATATTCAAGAGACATTTTTCCTGCCCGACAGGACAGAACCCCTGGATAACGAGGTTATCAAGAATGCAATTCTGGAGTATGGGGCTGTGTACACTACAATATACTGGAATCCTGGGTATTATCAGCAAAAAAACTATGCTTATCGATACCCAGGAAGCATTTCCGTCAATCATGCTGTAGCCATTGTGGGCTGGAATGATTCTTTTGACAGGAATTCCTTTACGCAGGTCCCTTCAGGAGACGGGGCTTTCATAGTGAAAAATAGCTGGAGCGACACATGGGGAGAGGATGGATATTTTTATATTTCCTACTACGACACAAAACTCGGATACAATGAAAACGCCGTGTTCACAGCTGAAAGTCAGGATAATTATGACCACGTCTACCAGTATGACCCTCTTGGATGGATAGTATCAAAAGAATATGAAGGAAGCCTTGTTGCCTGGGGCGGTAATGTTTTCTCCTCTGAAAGGAACGAAACCCTCAAAGCCATAGGATTCTATACTACGGACCTTAATACAGCTTATGAGATATACATATATAAAAATCCTGTTTCCGGGCCTGTGAATTCTGGACAGGGGTACCTTGTACAGGAAAGTGGCAGATACTCCTTCCCTGGATACCATACACATGTGCTGAATTCGGCAGTGCCATTACATGCCGGAGAGAGATTTTCAATAGTTATAAGATTTGCTAATCCTTCAGCTTCAGGTCCTCTTGCAGCCGAACAACCTGTAGCTCGTTACAGCAGCAAAGCCCAGGCCAATGCCGGAGAAAGCTATGTGAGCCCTAATGGAGTCACGTGGGAAGACATATCAAGCAATTCGGAAACAAATCTCTGTATTAAAGCTTTCACAACCAGTGTGCTCCCTGAGGCTGACTTTTCTTCAAACGTTACAATAGGAATGTTTCCTCTTACAGTCCAGTTCACAGACCTTTCCAGTAATGCCCTTTACTGGAAGTGGGATCTAAACGGAGATGGAAAAATCGACTCAACAACCCAGAACCCGATATATACCTACGGGTCTTATGGAAATTATGCTGTTTCTCTGACTATCGGTAACAGTAAAGGGTCTGACACCGAAACTAAAATCGGTTATATAAAAGTGGTCCCCCTTTCAATTGACTCAGCCAGCCCCGTAGAGAATATAACAACCTACAAAGGAGAGAAACAGGAGTTCAGTATCAGTACAAATTATGCCTGCGATATAAGCTGGTATTTTAATGGAGAAAGTAAAGGTTCCGAATCCAGCGTTAAGGATAGTTCATACACGGAGACCATCAGCTCTCCAGGTTTTTATAATGTCACAGCAATTGCCAGAACAGGAGATGAAAACATTGCATGGAGCTGGAACTGGACAGTCCTCAAATGGAATCCCTGGGATAGCCCGGATTCCCAGGAAGGGGAAAATATAAGCACCGAAGAGCTACAGGAAGCTATCCATATCTATCGCAGTGGCATACAGATCCCTGAAACCGGAGCAGAAATCACGGATGAGAGGCTCATAGAACTGATACAGTTATGGCGAGAAAGTTCAGGGAATTAA
- a CDS encoding KEOPS complex subunit Pcc1 gives MKITGTIEFPDPESRKSAARILQALSPDNLRSMESEVHEDKVAVRFHSEKIGSLLATVDDFLMNVKIGEGIEEAMKKDDKVQES, from the coding sequence ATGAAAATTACAGGTACAATTGAATTTCCGGATCCTGAATCAAGAAAATCCGCTGCGAGAATTCTGCAAGCTCTTTCTCCGGATAACCTCAGAAGCATGGAAAGTGAAGTTCATGAGGATAAAGTTGCCGTCCGGTTTCATTCTGAAAAAATAGGCTCTCTTCTTGCAACGGTTGATGATTTTCTCATGAACGTTAAAATTGGAGAAGGAATAGAAGAGGCTATGAAAAAAGACGATAAAGTCCAGGAAAGCTAA
- a CDS encoding single-stranded-DNA-specific exonuclease RecJ — protein sequence MSELEKLIDLAKNAAEKIRKYRFVRVVSHNDADGLTSAGIMAQALLRAGICFQLSIAGRLDEAVIEDVNKSISRNELVIFCDMGSGQPELISKVEADVIVLDHHQPVGQSPAKAFVNAHLVGIDGATDISASGTCYLVAREMAVDNVDLAGLALAGAIGDKQLFHTANAFILEEALKAGVVSIRKGLKVGDGDLVDVLAYSTEPFLDITGYPEKVTEFLNQLRLSGKIENLSEEEISRLANAVALKLVRQASSEAIEAVIGEVLLLNRELVRNVYDFISILNTCGKQKIYGLAISLCLKDQEIVNEAFSLKSEYEKKLTLNVRENVEKIRKGENLWYVVTADAISTGNLASTVVRYLHPELPFICINESEGILKVSARGTRELVSKGLDLAFALREAASAVGGRGGGHNVASGAAIPLGSAEEFLSIADRIIGDQLQKIGTKNQKTNIKFSE from the coding sequence TTGAGTGAGCTTGAGAAACTGATAGATCTTGCAAAAAATGCAGCCGAAAAAATCCGGAAATACAGATTTGTGCGCGTAGTCTCACATAATGATGCTGATGGTCTGACCTCAGCCGGGATAATGGCGCAGGCCTTGCTGCGAGCAGGCATTTGTTTCCAGCTTTCGATAGCTGGAAGGCTGGATGAAGCTGTGATTGAAGACGTGAACAAGAGCATCTCCAGGAATGAACTTGTCATCTTTTGCGATATGGGTAGCGGGCAGCCTGAACTTATTAGTAAGGTGGAAGCTGATGTTATAGTGCTTGACCACCACCAGCCTGTAGGGCAATCTCCGGCAAAAGCCTTTGTGAATGCCCATCTGGTTGGAATTGACGGAGCGACTGATATATCGGCTTCTGGCACCTGCTACCTGGTAGCAAGAGAAATGGCAGTCGATAACGTTGACCTTGCAGGGCTGGCTCTTGCAGGTGCAATCGGAGACAAGCAACTCTTTCACACAGCCAATGCCTTCATCCTGGAAGAAGCCTTAAAAGCAGGGGTTGTGTCTATTCGGAAAGGGCTCAAAGTAGGAGACGGAGACCTCGTAGACGTGCTTGCATACAGTACTGAACCTTTTCTGGATATAACCGGTTACCCTGAAAAAGTTACAGAATTTTTGAACCAGCTCAGGCTTTCTGGAAAAATTGAAAACCTGTCTGAAGAGGAAATCTCAAGGCTTGCCAATGCTGTCGCCCTGAAACTTGTCAGGCAGGCAAGCTCGGAGGCTATTGAAGCTGTTATCGGAGAAGTTTTGCTGCTGAACCGGGAGCTTGTAAGAAACGTTTACGATTTTATTTCTATTCTTAACACATGCGGAAAGCAGAAAATTTACGGGCTGGCGATTTCTCTTTGTCTAAAAGACCAGGAGATTGTCAATGAAGCCTTTTCTCTTAAAAGCGAGTATGAGAAGAAACTTACACTGAATGTCAGGGAAAATGTAGAAAAAATTCGCAAGGGAGAAAATCTCTGGTATGTTGTTACTGCTGATGCCATTTCTACCGGGAACCTTGCAAGCACGGTCGTCCGCTACCTTCATCCCGAGCTTCCTTTTATTTGCATAAATGAATCAGAAGGAATCCTGAAAGTCTCCGCAAGAGGCACCCGCGAACTCGTCTCAAAGGGCCTTGACCTTGCTTTTGCATTGAGGGAAGCTGCAAGTGCGGTTGGTGGAAGAGGAGGCGGACATAATGTAGCTTCCGGAGCTGCAATTCCTCTAGGGAGTGCTGAGGAGTTCCTGAGCATTGCAGACCGAATTATAGGTGATCAGCTCCAGAAGATCGGAACTAAAAATCAAAAAACGAATATCAAATTCTCCGAATAA